CCACCGACGACAGTTCCTGAATCGGTGTCGGCCCGGCGCCGCCGGGAATGGTGACACCGACGTACACGCCTCGGTCGACGGCGAACCAGCTGCTCGCTTCGATTCCCTGTGCAGCTCCGGACACCTCGAACCACTGCACGCCGTCGACGACCTGCAGGGGCGAGGCCTGGTCGAATTCGAGTGGCCTGTCGAGTCCGCAGCGGAGCACGATGGGCTCGCTGTCCTCCCGCTGCCAGGCGGCGGCCGCGTCCGGGGCGGGATCGACCAGTTCGGCCCGGCGGAAGTCACCGACCTCGTCGGGAAGCGAGTCGATCACCGCGGTGCATTCGGGGGAGTCCGCCTGGGGGGCCGGGACCGTTCCCAGCGCCACCGGCCCGAGGTCGGGATCGCGGTTGGCGAGGACCGCGGCGACGATCAGCCCGATCACGAGAGCCACCGGAAGGGCTGTCGCCGTGGCGATCACGGCCGGATGCCGCCGGGGCGGGCTGTCGGCCGGGGCAGGCGCGGGAGTTTCGGGCTCGTCCGCGGTGCCCTCGGCGGGTGCGCCCGAGCGCTCGTCGTTCGTGCTGTCGTCGCTGTCCGGCATGGGAATCGTCTGTCCTCGGTGCTGTCACGCCCGCAGTGGGTGCTCGGTAACGTGTCGATCAGAGCCCAACGTACCGGACCGGCCGACTCGCGCCGGGATCCGGCCACAGCAGGAGGTAGTCATCACTGATCCCCACCGCGCCGGTGTCGACGACACCGGTTCCGGTCCCGCGGCTTCCGACACCGGCCCGACGGTTGCGGAGGTCGGCGAGTTCGGCGTCATCGGCCGTGCGGTCACCGGCCGCGTTCAACCCGACACGACGCTCGTGGGTCCCGGTGACGATGCCGCGGTGGTCCGTGCCCCCGACGGTCGAGTCGCGGTGTCCACCGACATGTTGGTG
This genomic interval from Rhodococcus triatomae contains the following:
- a CDS encoding DUF3515 domain-containing protein; amino-acid sequence: MPDSDDSTNDERSGAPAEGTADEPETPAPAPADSPPRRHPAVIATATALPVALVIGLIVAAVLANRDPDLGPVALGTVPAPQADSPECTAVIDSLPDEVGDFRRAELVDPAPDAAAAWQREDSEPIVLRCGLDRPLEFDQASPLQVVDGVQWFEVSGAAQGIEASSWFAVDRGVYVGVTIPGGAGPTPIQELSSVVQRSLPAQPLDPAPVAGP